The genomic interval GCGTTGGCTGGCCAGGCTGAGGACGATGACTGGGTTCTGGTGCACGATGCAGCACGGCCGTGCGTGCTTGGTGAGGATCTGAACAAGCTGATCGACACCTTGTCCGGGCACCCGGTTGGCGGACTGTTGGCGGCGCCGGTTGCGGACACGCTGAAGAAGGCGGGCCCGGGTGAGAATCCGGAAGTGCAGGAAACCGTGGACCGACGCGCGCTGTGGCGGGCTCTGACACCGCAGATGTTTCGCTATTCCGCGCTGGTGGCTGCGCTTGAAAAAGCCCTGGAGGCTGGGTTACCGATCACGGATGAGTCCTCTGCCATGGAGTTTTCCGGTACCATGCCGGTACTGGTTGAAGGCCGGCCTGACAACATCAAGGTCACGGTTCCTGCGGATCTGGATCTTGCTGGCTTTATTCTCAGCCGTTTCTGAATTTTCTCGTTTCCCGGAGTAGGTTATGCGTATTGGTCAGGGCTTTGACGTCCACGCCTTTGGTCCAGGCGATTCGGTGATTCTTGGCGGGGTATCCATTCCCCACAGTCAGGGCCTGAAGGCGCATTCGGATGGCGATGTGCTGCTGCACGCGCTGGCGGATGCCCTGCTGGGTGCGGTCGCTCTGGGGGATATTGGGCACCTGTTTCCGGACACCAGCGACGAATGGGCCGGCGCGGACAGTCGCGATCTGCTGCGCCGGGTCATGCAGAGGGTGCGGGAAGAGGGCTATGGTGTGATCAATATCGACAGCACCATCATTGCCCAAGCGCCAAAAATGGCGCCGCACATTGAGGGCATGCGCCTGAACATCGCCGAGGATCTCGGTATTCCGGCGAGTCGTGTGAGTGTGAAGGCCACCACCACCGAAAAGCTCGGTTTCACTGGCCGCGGTGAGGGTATTGCTTGCCAGGCCGTGTGTCTGCTGGAGCCGGTGTCTTCGTGAGTAACAACGACGAATCCACGAGTCACTGGCGTCTGGACTGGCCGACCTCGGCCGGTGGCCGAATCGCCCGGGGTCAGTTGAAATCCTGCCCTGAAGACTTCCAGGTGGATGAGGATCTGGAGGGAGTGCCCGCAGAGGCGTCGCCCGAGGACATTGCCGGGGACGGCGAACACCTGTATCTGCGACTTCGCAAAACTGGCGACAACACCGAGTTCGTGGCGCGGGAACTGGCCTCGCTTGCAGGCTGCCGGTCGTTTGATGTTGGCTTTTGTGGCCTGAAGGACCGTCACGCTGTCACCAGCCAGTGGTTCAGTCTCTATCGCCCGGGCAAGGCATCAGAAGATTCCGAGTTTATTGCAAGCGTGGCCGAGCGCTGGCAGGTGCTGTCGGCATTCCGCTCCAGCCGCAAGCTGCGTCGCGGTGATCATCAGGGCAACCGCTTTGTCATCGTTCTGCGGGACGTGGTGGGAGCACACGCCGATATTGATGAGGCCCTCGCCCGGCTGAAGGAGCAGGGGGCACCGAATTATTTTGGTCCCCAGCGCTTTGGTCATGGTGGTGGTAATCTGGACCAGGCGGCGATCATGGATCCGTCCGCCATGGACAGCCGGTCCCGTTCTGGTGGACGCGGTCGCAAAGGCAAAAACCGCGCTGGCAGAGAGGCTTCGAAAAACGTATTGTACTTTTCGGCGGCACGTTCGTGGCTGTTCAATGAGGTGCTTGCCCACCGGGTATCTGAGGGTAGCTGGCTCACAGCAATGGACGGTGAACCGGGTTTTTCTGAGGCTGACTCGGTACCAACGGGACCGCTGTGGGGTGATGGCGGAACTGTTGCCGAAGGGGTGCAGGGCGAGTTGGAGCGCCAGGTGGTCGAGCAGGCACCGGATCTTGTCCGGGTATTCTCAACCACTCGAATGAAACCCGAGCGGCGTGCCCTGGCAGTTTTGCCCAGTGAGTTGGTGTGGCAATGGCAGGATGACGGCAGTCTCCGACTTGAGTTCTCACTGGCACCCGGACAGTACGCCACCACACTGCTGAATGATGTATTCGAGCTTGAGGACATGAGCCTCGGCCGCCATAACAAACAACAAGGCTAGCGGAGAACACAGTGCGTATTCTGTTGTCCAACGATGACGGCGTTCACTCACCAGGATTGGTTGCCCTGTTCGAGGGCTTGAAGGGCCTTGGTGATCTGGAAGTCGTGGCTCCGGATAGGGACCATAGCGGGGCCAGTAATTCCCTGACCCTGAACCGGCCGTTAACGGTTGAACAGCATCCCAATGGCTTTCGTTCCGTGGATGGTACCCCTACCGACTGCGTACATCTGGCAGTCAATGGATTGTTTGATCAGCCGTTTGATCGGGTTGTCTCGGGGATCAATACCCACGCCAACCTTGGTGACGACATCATCTATTCCGGCACCGTTGCTGCGGCCACGGAGGGACGCCACCTGGGCCTCCCGGCAATTGCCGTCTCCCTGGTCAATAACGGGCACTTCCACTATGAAACGGCGGCACGAGTAGTTCGTCACTTGCTCGAGAGCGCCCGACCTTTGGCCCTCGGGCCCCGCTCGATTCTGAATGTGAACGTACCTGACTTGCCCTGGAACGAGTTGAACGGTTTCCGGGTGACCCGTCTGGGGCACCGTGAGCGGGCCGAAGGTGCAGTGCCCATGACCTGCCCGCGGGGCAAGGAGCGCTACTGGATTGGTGCCGCCGGCGCAGGTGGCGATGCCGGTCCCGGGACCGATTTTCAGGCCATTCGCGAAGGCTATGTCTCGATCACTCCCGTTCACATCGACATGACCCGTCATGATGCCATGGCTTCGCTGCGGGAGTGGGTCGAGGGGCTGGACGATTGCGGGGAGGCTGAAGCATGACCGCGCAATTGCAGGGTATTGGAATGACCTCGCGCCGCACCCGAATGCGCCTGGTGCAACGCCTGCGCGAGGCCGGTATTGAGTCGGATCGAGTGCTGGATGTCCTTGGCGAAGTTCCCCGCCATATTTTCCTGGATGAAGCGCTTTCTCACCGCGCCTATGAGGATACGTCCCTACCCATCGGCTATGGCCAGACCCTATCCCAACCCTACATTGTGGCCCGTATGACTGAGCTGATGCTGGCGCATGAGCCTGAGCGGGTGCTTGAGCTGGGCACCGGTTCCGGCTACCAGACTGCGGTGCTCGCTCGGCTGTTTGATGAAATCTACAGTGTTGAAAGAATCAAACCTTTGCAGGATCGGGCCCGCGACCGGTTGCGTCAGCTTCATGCCCGTAACGTGCTCCTGAAGCACGCGGACGGCGGCATGGGGTGGCCAGACCGTGGTCCGTTTGATGGCATCATTGTCACTGCTGCCCCGGTCGAGATACCCCAGGAACTGTTAATGCAGTTGCGGGACGGCGGCGTGTTGATCGCCCCCGTGGGAGAGGAAGATCAGATTCTGGTGGAAGTGACCCGCCGGGGTGACCGGTTTGACCACAAGGAACTGGAGCCCGTGCATTTTGTACCGCTGCTCGGCGGGGTGGTTCGGTGACCAACAGCGATCAAGCCAGTTCCGAAGGAGAGCGCCGGCACCATCCGGCCGCGGTATTTGTCCGGGGTATGGCCATGGGCGCTGCGGACATAGTGCCCGGTGTATCCGGTGGTACCATCGCCTTTATTACGGGAATTTATTTTCGCCTGCTTGAGGCCATCAACGCGGTGCCCGGTGCGGTCGTGCGCGATCTGTTTCGAGGTCGGCTACAGGCATTCTGGCACGCCTGTGATGGCACCTTCCTGGTGTGTTTGCTCGCCGGCGTGCTGACCAGCATTCTCACGCTGGCATCCCTGATCAGTTACGTTCTGGTCACCTATCCCATTTTGATCTGGAGTTTCTTTTTCGGGCTGATTGTTGCCTCGGTCTGGCACGTGGGTCGTCAGGTCCGGCAATACAAGGCTTTCCTGTGTTTGCCCCTGATTGCTGGCATCGCATTGGCGTGGTGGATAACCACCTTGTCCGCAGTACAGCCGGCGCCGTCGTCCCTGACTTTCTTTCTGGCCGGTGCGCTGGCCATCTGCGCAATGATTTTGCCGGGGATTTCCGGCAGTTTCATCCTGGTCATTATTGGCATGTACGCACCGGTGCTAGAGGTCATCCAGTCGGCCAATATTACCCTGCTGGCGTTGTTCCTGGTCGGGTGTGTGTTAGGCCTGCTGTCCATCGCACGAGTGATTACCTGGGCATTTCATCATTTTCACGATGTGGTCCTGGCCGTGCTTACAGGCTTCATGATTGGGGCGCTGAACAAAGTGTGGCCCTGGAAACAGACCCTTAGCTGGCGGTCCAACAGTGCCGGTGAACAGGTGCCGCTGAACGAAGCGAGTGTCAGTCCGTTCACCTTTGCGGATATAACCGGACAGGATCCGCAAGTGGCTTTCGCGTTGCTGGTGGCGCTGGCAGGCTTCTTGTTGGTGCTGGCCGTCGAGTGGGGCGGTGGGCGCCATCAACGCAACGGTTAGTGTGCGGTTCACCGTGGAAAAATTTCCAAAGTGTTACCTAATGCACATTTTGACTGTTCCTACCGGTAACAGATGTGGTCAGTCAGTAACTTGGATTCCAGATTGAATTGTGCAATATATTAGCAAGTTACTCATAAAACTTTAGAAAGTTGTTTGGCACGCCGTATGCGTTATACGGATTATTTATAACTGGGTCGTTTTTATTCTTGTGAGATTTTTTCGTGGGTTAATCAATGCCGCCTGGCCGGCTTCCCCGCGGTTCCCTTCCGGTGCCCAGGCCTCCCGTTGTGCGCCAAAACGTCTCAGCAAGCGGTCAGTGTCGGCGGCCATCCTCCTGTTTGTAGCGCTCCTCTCCGGCTGTAACACCTCCGCACTCTACCGTGACGACATCTATAACCCGCCGGTGTACTGGGGTCGTCATGTGGTGCAACCGGGTGAGACGCTTTATGGCATTGCTTGGCGCTATGGCCGTGACTATCGCGAACTGGGTGACGCCAACGGACTGGAGCCGCCCTGGAACCTGAAAGCAGGGCAGGTGCTGCGGCTAGACTTACGCGGAACGGTAACATCCAGCAGCCAGACTAAGGTTGCGGCCAGTAAACCAAAGGCCTCATCGCGCAAACCCCGGGCCTCTACATCAGCTCGGCCGACGGCCAAGCCGACGGTAACCCGGACACCCAAGAAAGGGGCTCCATTGAAGTCCCAGAGTCAGACCGTGGCCCGAGTAGACTGGCGCTGGCCCCACGTTGGCACCGTAATTGCTGGATATTCAACATCCGGAAAAGTCAATAAAGGTATTGATATTGCCGGAAAAGCCGGAGATGCTGTAAGGGCAGCAGCACAAGGAAATGTTGTCTACGCCGGCAACGGGTTGCTTGGTTACGGTAACCTGATTATCGTGAATCACAATGAGCACTATCTGAGCGCTTACGCACACAACCGGAAGATTCTGGTGCAGGAAGGGGAGGACGTTAAAGCCGGTCAAGTGATCGCAGAGCTTGGTAGCAGTGGCACCGAACGACCCATGTTGCATTTTGAAATCCGTAAGAATGGCAATCCGGTTGATCCCTCCCACTATCTGCCAAGGCGTTAATGAGCAGACGGCCCGGATGCGGTCGCTCCTGATCAACCGGCACTGACAGACAGACCACTAGAAAATAATAAAAACGGTCACCGTTGTGACCGGCCAACCAACAGATGTCCTGAAGAAGAAAAGAAGCCGTACAAAGAACGTTCGCAATAACAAGAAAGACCGAACGAACATCCAGGATGATTGAGAGGCGGGGCAAGAAAATGTCAGCAGACCAGGAAGATATGATTGTTGATCGTGTCGTGGACGAGGATGAGTCCGAAGATCAGTTGCTTGCAGAAGAGAAGGTGGAGAAAACGTCGGCCGGAAGTGACCGGGCCGATAGCGAAGAAATTCCTACCCAGGGGCGTTATTTCACCAGCCAGAAACAGCTGGACGCCACTCAGCTTTACCTCAATGAAATTGGCTTTTCCCCCCTACTGACACCGGAAGAAGAAGTGTATTTTGCCCGGCTGGCACGCAAGGGTGAGGAATCCGGCCGCAAACGCATGATTGAAAGCAATCTGCGCCTGGTGGTCAAGATTGCACGGCGTTACGTTAACCGTGGACTGACCCTGCTGGATCTGATTGAAGAGGGCAACCTCGGGCTGATCCGGGCCGTGGAGAAGTTTGATCCGGAGCGCGGGTTCCGCTTCTCGACCTACGCCACCTGGTGGATCCGACAGACCATTGAGCGGGCCATCATGAACCAGACCCGCACCATTCGCTTGCCGATTCACGTGGTCAAAGAGCTGAACCTGTACCTGCGCGCCGCGCGAGAGCTGACCCAAAAGCTGGATCATGAGCCCTCGGCCGAGGAAATCGCGCGCTTGGTGGATAAGCCGGTCGCCGACGTGAAACGCATGCTCGGACTCAATGAGCGCGTAGCGTCCATGGATACACCGATTGGTACCGGCGGGGAAAAGTCTCTGCTCGACACGGTTGCTGATGAAGGTGCCTCGGATCCGGCCGATCTGCTGCAGGACAACAACATGTGCTCCTGCCTCGAGAAGTGGATCGATCTGCTCAGTGATAAGCAGCAAGAAGTCCTGTCGCGTCGCTTTGGTCTTCGGGGCTATCCGGTAAGCACGCTGGAAGAAGTAGGGCAGGAGATCGGGCTGACCCGGGAGCGGGTCCGGCAGATTCAGGTAGAGGCGTTACGTCGCCTGCGTGAAATTCTGGAAAAGGAAGGCCTGTCCGGAAACCTGCTGTTCAAGTAATCTCTCTTTGATCGTTCTGCTTTGAACCGGCCGGGGTAACCCTGCCGGTTTTTACGTTTCAGTATCGCCGCAAATGAGAACCAGGTTCCGCAAGACCGCCCTCTGTCGTTGCTAGAATGCGCGGACCGGGCGGGGATAAGGGTGTCGAAACCCGGTGGACGAATGAAACGCATCAATAATAACGATCAAAAGGAAAGGACTATGAAGAAGGCTCTCTCAACTGGTTTTATGTCTCTTGTCATGGCTGCTGCCCTGTCGGCACCGGCCTCAGCATTGACTGTGGAAGGCGTGGATGTACCGGACACCTACTCAGCAATGGATACCGAACTGAAGCTCAATGGCGCGGGTACGCGTTCGAAGTGGTTCATGGATCTTTATGTGGGCGGTCTGTACGTGCCTGAAACCATTAATGATGGTCAGGCCATCATTAATGCCGACGAGCCCCAGGCCATCACCCTGCACATCATCTCCGGCATGATCACCAGTGAGCGTATGACAGAAGCCACCCTGGAAGGCTTCAAAGCCTCCACTGAGGGCGACATGGCGGCGATCCAGAACGACGTTGATCAGTTCATGGGCGTGTTCCAGGAAGAGATCAAGGAAGGTGACGTCTTTGATCTGGTGTACCTGCCTGGTGAGGGCGTAAAAGTGCTGAAGAACGGCAAGCACAAGGACACCTTGGGTGGACTGGCCTTCAAGAAGGCCCTGTTTGGCATCTGGCTGTCTGATAAGCCCGCTCAGCAGGACTTGAAAGAAAAGATGTTGGGTCAGCGGTAATCGTTGCAGCAAGTAGTAAGAAGCCGGCACTGAGTGCCGGCTTTTTTCGTTCTGATGCGGGGAGAATTGGCCCTGATCTGGTCTGCTACAGATACTCGCGCTTGTCCTTGAACTCGCACAGATCCTCAATGCTGCAGGCCCCGCACTTGGGCTTTCGGGCAGTGCAGGTGTAGCGCCCATGCAGGATCAGCCAGTGGTGGGCGTCCAGCAGGAATTCCTTCGGCACCAGCCGCATCAGGCGTTGCTCCACCTCCAGTACATTCTTGCCGGGGGCAATGCCAGTGCGGTTGGATACCCGGAAGATGTGGGTGTCCACGGCCATGGCCATGTGCCCGAAAGCGGTATTGAGCACCACGTTCGCGGTCTTGCGGCCGACACCGGGCAGGGCCTCCAGGTCTTCCCGACGCTCAGGCACCTGGCTGCCGTGCTTTTCGATCAGAATGCGGCAGGTCTTGATGACGTTTTCGGCTTTGCTGTTAAATAGGCCGATGGTCTTGATGTACTCCTTCAGCCCATCCACGCCCAGGGCCAGGATGGCCTCGGGAGTGTTGGCGACCGGGTACAGTTTGTCGGTGGCCTTGTTTACCCCAACGTCGGTAGCCTGGGCTGACAGAATCACGGCGATCAACAGCTCGAACGGCGTGTTGTAATTAAGCTCCGTGGTGGGATTGGGGTTTGCATCCCGCAGCCGGGTAAAGATTTCGGTTCTTTTTTGTTTGTTCATAGGAGCTGAGCTTCACCTTACCTGCGAATCAGGACACATGGCCGGTTACCCGAACCCGCTTGCTGCCGCTGGCGGACGGAGTCGGTTCGGCGAGTTTGCGTCGGGCTTCCAGGTGGTTGTCGATGCCGTTCTTGAGTGCGATGAGAAGGCCCAGACCAACAAAGGCGCCGGGTGGCAGCACCATGAACAGGACATCCGGATAGCTGTCAAATGGGCGAATAACCCAGTCCGCGGCCGCCGGGCCCAGCAACAGATTCATGTCCACAAATAATGTGCCCTGGCCAATCAGCTCGCGCATGCCGCCAAGCAGCACCAGCACAACCAGGAAACCCAGACCCATCATGACGCCATCAAGCAGTGCCGGCCCCGGACTGGTTTTCGAGGCAAAGGCATCGGCCCGGCCCAGAATCGCGCAGTTGGTGACGATCAGCGGAATGAAGATACCGAGAATCTGGTACAGCTCGTAGGTGAAGGCCTGCATCAACAGTTCGGCACAGGTCACGAAGGAGGCAATGATCATCACGAAGGCTGGCAGCCGCACCGACTCGCCGACAAAGTTACGGATCAGGGATACCGCAAGATTCGAGCCCATCAGCACCATCAGCGTTGCCAGGCCCAGGCCAATAGCGTTGACGACTGTGCTGGTGACTGCCAGCAGGGGGCACAGGCCGAGCACCTGAACCAGGGCCGGGTTGTTGGTCCAGAGACCGTCACGGATGATCTCGCGGGAGGTTTTGCTGGCCATGTCAGGAATGCTCCGCTGTGGTGGCTTGTCCGGCGATGGCTTCCGGTGTCAGGGCTTTGTCCCGGGGCGAGGGCGATTGTTTGGCTCGCGACCGGATCGCCTCCTGATTCAGGCGAAAGTACACCAGTGCCTCTTTCACCGCATTAACCACAGCTCGTGGCGTGATGGTGGCGCCGGTGAACTGGTCAAACACGCCGCCATTCTTCTTGACGGTCCAGTCCCGAAGCGGCGGCTCGCCCAGGGCGCGGCCATCGAAGCTGGTAATCCAGTCTGATTTTTTCAACTCAATCCGGTCGCCCAGGCCCGGGGTTTCCTTGTGGCTGGTAACGCGGACACCCAGCACGGTTCCCTGCAGGTCGATGCCCACCAGTAACCGGATATTCCCGGAATAGCCATCTGGCGCCACAATGGGCAGGATCAGGCCCACCGGCTCGCCGTTTTGGCGCGCTACCCAGGCCGTCATCTCGCCGTTGGTGGCGAGGATGTCGCTGGACGGAAGAGCGATGGTATCTCTTAGAAGTTCGTTGTCGTGGGCACTCTCCGGAATGATCTCGAACAGCGCCTTGGCTTCGGCTTTTGCCGCCTGTTCCTGAATCCGCTCGGCAGTAAGCGCCTGAGTCACCGCGATGGTGCCACCGGTAATCACCGCAAACAGCCCAAGACCTATGGCGCTGCGGCGGACGGAACTTGCCAGTGAAGCCATGAGTTACCCCTGAGTCCTGCCGGGCACACCGCGCCTGGCCTTGTGATGGCCATAGGTGCGGGGCGGCGTGTAGTGATCGATGAACGGCACCGCGAAATTCATCAGCAGCACGCTGAAGGCCACGGCATCGGGATAGCTGCCCCAGGTGCGGATGAGGTAGATCAGAACACCAATGCCCGCACCGTAGATCAGCTTGCCCTGGTGGCTGGTGGCGGCCGAGACCGGGTCGGTGGCGATGAAGAAGGCGCCCAGCATGGTGCCACCGGCCAGCAGGTGCAGCGACAGCGGCGCGTACTGGTCGGCGTTGCTGCCGAACGCCAGGCTCATGATCCCGAGTCCAGCAAGAAAGCTGACGGGAATGTGCCAGGTAATGATCCGCAGGCCAATCAGCATCAGACCGCCGGCCAGGAAGGCTGCATTCACCCATTCCCAGCCTCGGGCAACGCCGTCACCGAAACTGGGGTGGCTGGTTACCTCAGCGGCGGTGAGGCTGCCGATCTTGTGTTTGTATTCATCCAGCGGGGTTGCCATGGTCCAGCCATCAACAACGGTCTGTTGGGCCGATGCGATGGCTTGCAGGGTGTCGATGAAGCTTGGGGCGCCTTGCCAGAGCAGGGCGGGATCGGCCCAGTTGGTGGTCATGGCCACCGGAAACGAAATCAGTACCAGCGCGTAGCCCACCATCGCCGGATTAAACGGATTGGAGCCCAGACCGCCAAAAAGCTGTTTGGCCATCACGATGGCCGAGATAACGGCAATGCCAGACACCCACCAGGGCGCAAACTGGGGCAGCGAGAGCCCCAGCAACAGGCCGGTCACCGCTGCAGTGTTGTCTTTCAGGAAGAACGCTATGGGCTTGTTCCGGAGCTTCAGAATGGCCGCTTCACTGGCCAGTGCGACCGCAATGCACCACACCACATTGATCAGGTTGCCCCAACCAAAGAACAGCGTCTGGGCAAGCAGGCCGGGCAATGCCGCCAGGATTACCCAGAGCATGACTTGTGAGGTCGACCGGGCACGGCGGGCATGGGGTGAGGACTGTTGCGCAAATGCCATGAATAGTGAGCCTGAGATCGGTTAGTCGGGTGTTTGGGTTTCGGTGTTCCGGGCCAGCTGCTCGCGGGCTTCAGTCAGCGCTTTTTGCGCGCGGTTTACCCGGTCGTGATTCTTGGCAACGGCCCGTTCCAGTTTGTCCACGTTGTCGGCCTGCTGGGCTTTGGCGTCTTCCAGCATGCCCTGCATGGTTTCAAGTTTCGCCTGTGCCTGGGTCAGCTGCTTTTCCAGTGCCTCAAGATCGGGTTTTTCCACCGCTGGCTCCTTTGGCGTAGTATGAGGCGCAGCGGCAGGTTCCTTGGCGGTAGCGGCAGCCTCGGTCTTGGCCTTTTTGCGAGCGAGGGCCTGTTGCACCAATGCCGACTTGGCAGATCGCTCGTCTACGGCCTCG from Marinobacter sp. LA51 carries:
- the truD gene encoding tRNA pseudouridine(13) synthase TruD translates to MSNNDESTSHWRLDWPTSAGGRIARGQLKSCPEDFQVDEDLEGVPAEASPEDIAGDGEHLYLRLRKTGDNTEFVARELASLAGCRSFDVGFCGLKDRHAVTSQWFSLYRPGKASEDSEFIASVAERWQVLSAFRSSRKLRRGDHQGNRFVIVLRDVVGAHADIDEALARLKEQGAPNYFGPQRFGHGGGNLDQAAIMDPSAMDSRSRSGGRGRKGKNRAGREASKNVLYFSAARSWLFNEVLAHRVSEGSWLTAMDGEPGFSEADSVPTGPLWGDGGTVAEGVQGELERQVVEQAPDLVRVFSTTRMKPERRALAVLPSELVWQWQDDGSLRLEFSLAPGQYATTLLNDVFELEDMSLGRHNKQQG
- the ispF gene encoding 2-C-methyl-D-erythritol 2,4-cyclodiphosphate synthase; the protein is MRIGQGFDVHAFGPGDSVILGGVSIPHSQGLKAHSDGDVLLHALADALLGAVALGDIGHLFPDTSDEWAGADSRDLLRRVMQRVREEGYGVINIDSTIIAQAPKMAPHIEGMRLNIAEDLGIPASRVSVKATTTEKLGFTGRGEGIACQAVCLLEPVSS
- a CDS encoding electron transport complex subunit E; this translates as MASKTSREIIRDGLWTNNPALVQVLGLCPLLAVTSTVVNAIGLGLATLMVLMGSNLAVSLIRNFVGESVRLPAFVMIIASFVTCAELLMQAFTYELYQILGIFIPLIVTNCAILGRADAFASKTSPGPALLDGVMMGLGFLVVLVLLGGMRELIGQGTLFVDMNLLLGPAAADWVIRPFDSYPDVLFMVLPPGAFVGLGLLIALKNGIDNHLEARRKLAEPTPSASGSKRVRVTGHVS
- a CDS encoding peptidoglycan DD-metalloendopeptidase family protein; translated protein: MSAAILLFVALLSGCNTSALYRDDIYNPPVYWGRHVVQPGETLYGIAWRYGRDYRELGDANGLEPPWNLKAGQVLRLDLRGTVTSSSQTKVAASKPKASSRKPRASTSARPTAKPTVTRTPKKGAPLKSQSQTVARVDWRWPHVGTVIAGYSTSGKVNKGIDIAGKAGDAVRAAAQGNVVYAGNGLLGYGNLIIVNHNEHYLSAYAHNRKILVQEGEDVKAGQVIAELGSSGTERPMLHFEIRKNGNPVDPSHYLPRR
- the nth gene encoding endonuclease III; the protein is MNKQKRTEIFTRLRDANPNPTTELNYNTPFELLIAVILSAQATDVGVNKATDKLYPVANTPEAILALGVDGLKEYIKTIGLFNSKAENVIKTCRILIEKHGSQVPERREDLEALPGVGRKTANVVLNTAFGHMAMAVDTHIFRVSNRTGIAPGKNVLEVEQRLMRLVPKEFLLDAHHWLILHGRYTCTARKPKCGACSIEDLCEFKDKREYL
- the rsxD gene encoding electron transport complex subunit RsxD codes for the protein MAFAQQSSPHARRARSTSQVMLWVILAALPGLLAQTLFFGWGNLINVVWCIAVALASEAAILKLRNKPIAFFLKDNTAAVTGLLLGLSLPQFAPWWVSGIAVISAIVMAKQLFGGLGSNPFNPAMVGYALVLISFPVAMTTNWADPALLWQGAPSFIDTLQAIASAQQTVVDGWTMATPLDEYKHKIGSLTAAEVTSHPSFGDGVARGWEWVNAAFLAGGLMLIGLRIITWHIPVSFLAGLGIMSLAFGSNADQYAPLSLHLLAGGTMLGAFFIATDPVSAATSHQGKLIYGAGIGVLIYLIRTWGSYPDAVAFSVLLMNFAVPFIDHYTPPRTYGHHKARRGVPGRTQG
- the surE gene encoding 5'/3'-nucleotidase SurE — translated: MRILLSNDDGVHSPGLVALFEGLKGLGDLEVVAPDRDHSGASNSLTLNRPLTVEQHPNGFRSVDGTPTDCVHLAVNGLFDQPFDRVVSGINTHANLGDDIIYSGTVAAATEGRHLGLPAIAVSLVNNGHFHYETAARVVRHLLESARPLALGPRSILNVNVPDLPWNELNGFRVTRLGHRERAEGAVPMTCPRGKERYWIGAAGAGGDAGPGTDFQAIREGYVSITPVHIDMTRHDAMASLREWVEGLDDCGEAEA
- a CDS encoding DUF368 domain-containing protein, which produces MAMGAADIVPGVSGGTIAFITGIYFRLLEAINAVPGAVVRDLFRGRLQAFWHACDGTFLVCLLAGVLTSILTLASLISYVLVTYPILIWSFFFGLIVASVWHVGRQVRQYKAFLCLPLIAGIALAWWITTLSAVQPAPSSLTFFLAGALAICAMILPGISGSFILVIIGMYAPVLEVIQSANITLLALFLVGCVLGLLSIARVITWAFHHFHDVVLAVLTGFMIGALNKVWPWKQTLSWRSNSAGEQVPLNEASVSPFTFADITGQDPQVAFALLVALAGFLLVLAVEWGGGRHQRNG
- a CDS encoding chalcone isomerase family protein; this translates as MKKALSTGFMSLVMAAALSAPASALTVEGVDVPDTYSAMDTELKLNGAGTRSKWFMDLYVGGLYVPETINDGQAIINADEPQAITLHIISGMITSERMTEATLEGFKASTEGDMAAIQNDVDQFMGVFQEEIKEGDVFDLVYLPGEGVKVLKNGKHKDTLGGLAFKKALFGIWLSDKPAQQDLKEKMLGQR
- the ispD gene encoding 2-C-methyl-D-erythritol 4-phosphate cytidylyltransferase; this encodes MTESNLWLIVPAAGIGQRMQAECPKQYLRIDSRFILDITLSRVLNAARFSGCMVPLNPSDHWWPTTESSQDERIQICTGGTERADSVLAALRALAGQAEDDDWVLVHDAARPCVLGEDLNKLIDTLSGHPVGGLLAAPVADTLKKAGPGENPEVQETVDRRALWRALTPQMFRYSALVAALEKALEAGLPITDESSAMEFSGTMPVLVEGRPDNIKVTVPADLDLAGFILSRF
- the rpoS gene encoding RNA polymerase sigma factor RpoS yields the protein MSADQEDMIVDRVVDEDESEDQLLAEEKVEKTSAGSDRADSEEIPTQGRYFTSQKQLDATQLYLNEIGFSPLLTPEEEVYFARLARKGEESGRKRMIESNLRLVVKIARRYVNRGLTLLDLIEEGNLGLIRAVEKFDPERGFRFSTYATWWIRQTIERAIMNQTRTIRLPIHVVKELNLYLRAARELTQKLDHEPSAEEIARLVDKPVADVKRMLGLNERVASMDTPIGTGGEKSLLDTVADEGASDPADLLQDNNMCSCLEKWIDLLSDKQQEVLSRRFGLRGYPVSTLEEVGQEIGLTRERVRQIQVEALRRLREILEKEGLSGNLLFK
- the rsxG gene encoding electron transport complex subunit RsxG — translated: MASLASSVRRSAIGLGLFAVITGGTIAVTQALTAERIQEQAAKAEAKALFEIIPESAHDNELLRDTIALPSSDILATNGEMTAWVARQNGEPVGLILPIVAPDGYSGNIRLLVGIDLQGTVLGVRVTSHKETPGLGDRIELKKSDWITSFDGRALGEPPLRDWTVKKNGGVFDQFTGATITPRAVVNAVKEALVYFRLNQEAIRSRAKQSPSPRDKALTPEAIAGQATTAEHS
- a CDS encoding protein-L-isoaspartate(D-aspartate) O-methyltransferase — its product is MTAQLQGIGMTSRRTRMRLVQRLREAGIESDRVLDVLGEVPRHIFLDEALSHRAYEDTSLPIGYGQTLSQPYIVARMTELMLAHEPERVLELGTGSGYQTAVLARLFDEIYSVERIKPLQDRARDRLRQLHARNVLLKHADGGMGWPDRGPFDGIIVTAAPVEIPQELLMQLRDGGVLIAPVGEEDQILVEVTRRGDRFDHKELEPVHFVPLLGGVVR